Proteins co-encoded in one Flavivirga eckloniae genomic window:
- a CDS encoding glycoside hydrolase family protein has protein sequence MSLSIRVIILLFTLTVSCVPAKEKKDKSIYSDNISVAETQYNHILSEVNTLDKLPNTRNADGTLHLDPKEGWVSGFFPGSLWYLYELSGEEKWKKEAIRWTETLDTIQWYKGTHDIGFMINCSYGNALRLTKDKKYETVLINAAKTLSERFNEKTKTILSWDKFTPWGEDEEYDFTVIIDNMMNLELLYKAEKLSGDTSFKKIANVHANSTIKHHYRPDYSSYHSIVFNPETGDLIKKKTSQGYSDNSSWSRGQAWGLYGFTMCYRETKNMEYLEMAKNIAAYIMNSKFIPEDKVPLWDYHVGQENYNPDIEIPVEKFGKMRDVSAAAITASAFFELSTLVEINAEHYYNYANDIVNVLSTDKYRAAKEEKNYFILKHSVGSIPHHVYYNEPNAGQVDQPINYADYYFLEALVRKKEIDNMTSVDK, from the coding sequence ATGAGTTTAAGTATTAGAGTAATTATCCTGTTATTTACATTAACAGTAAGTTGTGTTCCTGCAAAAGAAAAAAAAGACAAATCAATTTACAGTGATAATATTAGTGTAGCAGAAACTCAATATAACCATATTTTGAGTGAGGTAAACACGCTTGATAAACTTCCAAATACAAGAAACGCAGACGGAACCCTCCATTTAGACCCCAAAGAAGGGTGGGTTAGTGGTTTTTTTCCAGGTTCGTTGTGGTATTTATATGAGCTTTCGGGTGAAGAAAAATGGAAAAAAGAAGCTATTCGTTGGACCGAAACATTAGATACCATTCAATGGTATAAAGGAACACACGATATTGGTTTTATGATTAATTGCAGTTATGGAAATGCGTTGCGTTTAACAAAAGATAAAAAATATGAAACCGTTCTTATAAATGCTGCAAAAACCCTATCTGAGCGTTTTAATGAAAAAACAAAAACCATATTATCATGGGATAAGTTTACGCCTTGGGGAGAGGATGAAGAATATGATTTTACAGTGATTATAGATAATATGATGAATTTAGAATTGCTATACAAAGCCGAAAAACTTTCGGGCGATACATCTTTTAAAAAGATAGCAAACGTACATGCTAATTCTACCATTAAACATCATTACAGGCCAGATTATTCAAGTTACCATTCCATAGTTTTTAATCCAGAGACAGGAGATCTTATCAAAAAGAAAACGTCTCAGGGCTATTCAGATAATAGTAGTTGGTCTCGCGGACAAGCATGGGGATTGTATGGTTTTACTATGTGTTATCGCGAAACTAAAAATATGGAGTATTTAGAAATGGCAAAAAACATTGCTGCATACATTATGAATTCTAAGTTTATTCCGGAAGACAAAGTGCCTTTATGGGACTACCATGTAGGCCAGGAAAACTATAATCCAGATATAGAGATTCCTGTTGAGAAATTCGGTAAAATGAGAGATGTATCTGCTGCTGCAATTACAGCTTCTGCCTTTTTTGAATTGAGTACATTGGTTGAAATAAATGCAGAGCATTATTATAATTATGCTAATGATATTGTAAACGTGCTATCTACAGATAAGTATAGAGCAGCAAAAGAGGAAAAAAACTATTTCATTTTAAAACATAGTGTTGGAAGTATTCCGCATCACGTATACTATAATGAGCCAAATGCTGGACAGGTAGATCAACCTATAAATTATGCAGATTATTATTTTCTGGAAGCCTTGGTACGTAAGAAGGAAATTGATAATATGACTTCTGTTGATAAATAA
- a CDS encoding sialate O-acetylesterase yields the protein MKKLDLLLLAFIIVFGFSGHGQIEKREEIKVFFLGGQSNMDGFGYNKDLPKSLKKEFNNVWIFDGRRSNDEDGSGGIGIWEKLRPGHGTGFSSTNKENKLSERFGVELTFAKKMQEHYPNEKIAIIKYSKGGTSIHKDAADRFGSWDPTFKGSEGINQYDHFLKTLELASETIDIDNNGIPDRLVPSGILWMQGESDAHDEDIANQYYDNLKLLMTLIRGAFRKGDLPIVIGKISDSWNKESGKVWKYGEIVQAAQEKLAIEDSNVSIIRSTRYYKYSDPYHYDSNSYLDLGEKFACSLLNLINKNSTKSKCE from the coding sequence ATGAAGAAACTAGATTTACTTCTATTAGCTTTTATAATAGTGTTTGGGTTTTCCGGCCATGGTCAAATTGAAAAAAGAGAAGAAATAAAAGTATTTTTTTTAGGAGGTCAGTCGAATATGGATGGTTTTGGTTATAATAAAGATTTGCCAAAGTCCTTGAAAAAAGAATTTAACAACGTGTGGATTTTTGATGGAAGACGATCTAATGATGAAGACGGTAGTGGTGGCATAGGTATTTGGGAAAAATTAAGGCCAGGACATGGAACAGGTTTTTCTTCTACTAATAAAGAGAATAAACTATCAGAACGTTTTGGAGTTGAATTAACTTTTGCTAAAAAAATGCAAGAACATTACCCAAATGAGAAAATAGCAATAATTAAATATTCCAAAGGCGGAACATCTATTCATAAAGATGCAGCTGACCGATTTGGTTCATGGGACCCCACTTTTAAAGGAAGCGAAGGTATAAATCAATATGATCATTTTTTGAAGACTTTAGAATTGGCAAGTGAAACCATAGACATAGATAATAATGGGATTCCTGACAGATTAGTGCCGTCAGGTATACTATGGATGCAAGGCGAAAGTGATGCTCATGATGAAGACATTGCAAATCAGTACTACGATAACTTAAAATTGTTAATGACATTGATACGAGGCGCATTCAGAAAAGGAGACTTACCAATTGTTATAGGTAAAATTTCAGATTCATGGAATAAAGAATCAGGGAAGGTTTGGAAATATGGAGAGATCGTCCAAGCAGCACAAGAAAAACTAGCTATAGAAGATAGTAATGTGAGTATTATAAGAAGTACGCGCTATTATAAATATTCAGACCCATATCATTATGATAGCAATAGTTACTTAGATTTAGGAGAAAAATTTGCCTGTAGTTTATTGAATTTGATAAATAAAAATTCGACGAAGTCTAAGTGCGAGTGA
- a CDS encoding glycoside hydrolase family protein: MRSLVIFILVLFQFSSCVTKQKEKAESFKISLGKVPLSAKFENDSISIWGGSLIKGGDNLYHMYYSRWKKGKTSTWVVDSEIAHAVSKSPFGPFKFMDVALPIRGAELWDGLCTHNPTIHKFGDRYYLYYMGNTGDGKPVITKEGKTKLNMVHRNNQRIGVAIADNPNGPWERFDTPLIDVSPNEDALDALLANNPSVAQKPDGTYLMVYKAVGKKTSGVFGGPVVHCVATSNSPTGPFVKYDKPVFQAKGNEFPAEDPFIWYQDGKFRAIVKDMNGAFTDAGRALVLFDSEDGFDWHLAKDPLLSTLQIEWEDGTTQKVTHLERPQLYLEDGMPVALLCAANMHDENGSVYSCNVQIPIKNNKD; the protein is encoded by the coding sequence ATGAGATCGTTAGTGATCTTTATACTTGTATTATTTCAATTTAGTTCATGTGTAACAAAACAAAAGGAAAAAGCTGAAAGTTTTAAAATAAGTTTAGGTAAGGTTCCTTTAAGCGCAAAATTCGAAAATGATTCAATTAGTATTTGGGGAGGCTCATTGATAAAAGGAGGGGATAACCTTTACCATATGTATTATTCCCGTTGGAAAAAAGGGAAAACTTCAACTTGGGTTGTGGATTCTGAAATAGCACATGCGGTTTCTAAAAGCCCTTTTGGTCCTTTTAAGTTTATGGATGTTGCTTTACCAATTAGAGGCGCAGAGCTTTGGGATGGATTGTGTACACATAATCCAACAATTCATAAATTTGGAGATAGATATTACCTTTATTATATGGGTAATACGGGGGACGGTAAGCCAGTAATAACTAAGGAAGGGAAGACGAAACTAAATATGGTGCACCGGAACAATCAGCGTATTGGAGTAGCGATCGCAGATAACCCTAATGGGCCATGGGAGCGTTTTGATACGCCTCTTATTGATGTAAGTCCAAACGAAGATGCTTTGGATGCCTTATTAGCAAATAATCCTTCTGTTGCTCAAAAACCAGATGGAACATATTTAATGGTTTATAAAGCTGTAGGTAAAAAAACATCTGGTGTTTTTGGAGGTCCAGTGGTGCATTGTGTAGCAACTTCTAATAGCCCAACAGGTCCTTTTGTAAAATACGATAAGCCAGTTTTTCAAGCTAAAGGGAATGAGTTTCCAGCAGAAGATCCTTTTATTTGGTATCAAGATGGAAAATTTAGAGCGATTGTAAAAGATATGAATGGTGCTTTTACAGATGCCGGACGTGCATTGGTACTATTTGATTCTGAGGATGGTTTTGATTGGCATTTAGCAAAAGATCCATTACTATCGACCTTACAAATTGAATGGGAAGATGGCACTACCCAAAAAGTCACACATTTAGAAAGACCTCAACTTTATTTGGAGGATGGAATGCCTGTAGCATTGTTATGTGCAGCAAATATGCATGATGAGAATGGTTCGGTTTATTCATGTAATGTTCAAATTCCTATAAAAAATAATAAAGATTAG
- a CDS encoding 3-keto-disaccharide hydrolase: MKKLLYLVFLISIISCNTNNKKKTLEATKETKPTWNALWNGKDFAGWNIYLGNRFNEKEDSLGNPIEPYGLNNDPLEVITVVEHDNENVIKITGEAFGMIFTKKDYKNYHLKLKVKWGKQKFRPRDNAPRDSGLLYHGFGAPGSAYDWMSSQELQIQEGDMGDYWAIGDVEIDVPSVPHKDIYHIYKEGADLRTYYFAEVVRHATAEDSLAKRRVFKALNAEKSHGEWNDIELITLGDQSIHIVNGKVVMRLYNSRVGSNQKPLSKTIENIKPLTSGRIILQSEGAELYYKDIYIKEITEIPEQFK; encoded by the coding sequence ATGAAAAAATTATTATATCTCGTTTTTTTAATTTCGATAATTTCTTGCAATACGAATAATAAGAAAAAAACCCTTGAAGCTACTAAAGAAACAAAACCTACATGGAATGCCCTTTGGAACGGAAAAGATTTTGCGGGCTGGAATATCTATTTGGGCAATCGATTCAATGAAAAAGAAGACAGCTTAGGAAACCCTATTGAACCTTACGGACTCAATAACGATCCTTTAGAAGTTATCACAGTTGTTGAGCATGATAATGAAAATGTTATTAAAATAACAGGTGAAGCTTTTGGAATGATTTTCACCAAAAAGGATTATAAAAACTATCATTTAAAGCTAAAAGTAAAATGGGGGAAACAAAAGTTCCGCCCAAGAGATAATGCCCCACGGGATAGTGGTTTACTATATCATGGTTTTGGAGCGCCAGGATCTGCCTACGATTGGATGAGCTCTCAAGAATTACAAATCCAAGAAGGAGACATGGGGGATTATTGGGCTATTGGAGATGTGGAAATCGATGTCCCAAGTGTGCCACACAAGGATATATACCATATTTACAAAGAAGGAGCAGATTTAAGAACTTATTATTTTGCCGAAGTCGTAAGACATGCTACAGCCGAAGATAGCCTTGCTAAAAGAAGAGTATTTAAAGCTTTAAACGCCGAAAAATCACATGGAGAATGGAATGATATTGAATTGATTACTTTGGGAGATCAAAGCATTCATATTGTTAACGGGAAGGTTGTAATGCGACTATATAATTCAAGAGTTGGTAGTAACCAGAAACCGTTATCAAAAACTATAGAAAATATAAAGCCCCTTACTTCCGGAAGAATTATTCTGCAATCGGAAGGCGCCGAACTCTATTATAAAGATATTTATATTAAAGAAATTACCGAAATACCTGAACAGTTTAAGTAA